In Oryza glaberrima chromosome 8, OglaRS2, whole genome shotgun sequence, the following are encoded in one genomic region:
- the LOC127782112 gene encoding ribulose bisphosphate carboxylase large chain, translating into MSPQTETKASVGFQAGVKDYKLTYYTPEYETKDTDILAAFRVTPQPGVPPEEAGAAVAAESSTGTWTTVWTDGLISLDRYKGRCYHIEPVVGEENQYIAYVAYPLDLFEEGSVTNMFTSIVGNVFGFKALRALRLEDLRIPPTYSKTFQGPPHGIQVERDKLNKYGRPLLGCTIKQKWGLSAINYGRACYECLRGGLDFTKDPVCFTPGV; encoded by the coding sequence ATGTCACCACAAACAGAAACTAAAGCAAGTGTTGGATTTCAAGCTGGTGTTAAGGATTATAAATTGACTTACTACACCCCGGAGTACGAAACCAAGGATACTGATATCTTGGCAGCATTCCGAGTAACTCCTCAGCCGGGGGTTCCGCCCGAAGAAGCAGGGGCTGCAGTAGCTGCCGAATCTTCTACTGGTACATGGACAACTGTTTGGACTGATGGACTTATTAGTCTTGATCGTTACAAAGGACGATGCTATCACATCGAGCCCGTTGTTGGGGAGGAAAATCAATATATCGCTTATGTAGCTTATCCATTAGACCTATTTGAAGAGGGTTCTGTTACTAACATGTTTACTTCCATTGTGGGTAACGTATTTGGTTTCAAAGCCCTACGCGCTCTACGTCTGGAGGATCTGCGAATTCCCCCtacttattcaaaaactttccaAGGCCCGCCTCATGGTATCCAAGTTGAAAGGGATAAGTTGAACAAGTATGGTCGTCCTTTATTGGGATGTACTATTAAACAAAAATGGGGATTATCCGCGATAAATTATGGTAGAGCATGTTATGAGTGTCTACGTGGTGGACTTGATTTTACCAAAGATCCAGTTTGTTTCACCCCTGGTGTTTGA